The Mesobacillus jeotgali genome window below encodes:
- a CDS encoding prolyl oligopeptidase family serine peptidase, with the protein MEYDGQIISAYKFPSPNPTVELEMVTYYAGGLRVKGLLAKPVDGSGTEGFLYLRGGIKNVGKVRPARIAQFASEGFTVFAPFYRGNQGGEGDEDFGGDDRVDAFAGFMLLQSLPWVERVHVFGFSRGGLMALLTAIQFPETASVVTWGGVTDMFLTYVERKDLRRMMKRVIGGSPKKVPKRYKFRSPLYEMENLKAPVLLIHGRNDHNVSIEHSYRIEKRLKELDKPVESWYFDEYTHYFPPAMNRKVVTDLTNWMKSHEQQ; encoded by the coding sequence TTGGAATATGACGGGCAAATAATCTCAGCTTATAAATTTCCTTCCCCCAATCCTACGGTGGAGCTGGAGATGGTCACCTATTATGCAGGCGGACTTCGGGTCAAGGGTCTTCTGGCTAAACCAGTTGATGGAAGCGGAACAGAAGGATTTTTGTATCTGCGCGGCGGAATCAAAAATGTGGGCAAGGTACGTCCTGCCCGGATTGCACAATTTGCATCTGAAGGCTTTACGGTTTTTGCTCCTTTTTACAGGGGAAACCAGGGAGGTGAAGGGGACGAGGACTTCGGCGGCGACGACCGGGTCGATGCCTTTGCTGGATTCATGCTGCTGCAATCCTTGCCATGGGTTGAAAGAGTTCATGTCTTTGGTTTTTCCCGCGGTGGTTTGATGGCATTGCTGACGGCCATTCAATTTCCCGAGACAGCGTCGGTCGTTACCTGGGGAGGGGTAACGGATATGTTCTTGACGTACGTGGAAAGAAAGGATTTGCGCAGAATGATGAAAAGGGTGATCGGCGGGTCGCCCAAAAAGGTACCGAAAAGGTATAAATTCAGGTCGCCATTGTACGAAATGGAAAATTTGAAGGCACCGGTGCTGCTCATCCACGGCAGGAATGACCACAATGTGTCAATTGAACACTCCTATCGGATCGAGAAGCGGTTAAAAGAGTTGGACAAGCCTGTGGAAAGCTGGTACTTTGATGAATATACACACTACTTCCCACCGGCGATGAACCGGAAAGTAGTCACCGATTTAACGAATTGGATGAAATCACACGAGCAACAATGA
- a CDS encoding ABC transporter substrate-binding protein has translation MKKWFKAGFALFLAAVLIIPLAACGQDKVQTVKVAEVTRSIFYAPQYVALEKGFFEEEGLKIELTTTWGGDKTMTAVLSNAADIGLVGSETSIYVYAQGSNDPVINFAQLTQTDGTFLVSREKIDDFSWDQLKGATYLGQRTGGMPQMVGEFVLKKHGIDPKADLEMIQNIDYANIPNAFASGTGDFVQLFEPQASMFELEGIGHIVASFGTESGHVPYTTFMAKESYMKKNPETIEKFTRAVHKAQKWVESHSAKETAEVIQPYFKDTDLSLIETVVDRYKSQGSFATDPILDEEEWNNLQDIMDEAGELPEEVSHETLVNTEVAEEIMK, from the coding sequence ATGAAAAAATGGTTCAAAGCCGGTTTTGCTTTATTTTTAGCTGCTGTACTTATTATACCTCTTGCAGCCTGCGGCCAAGACAAGGTACAGACTGTCAAAGTTGCTGAGGTTACACGTTCAATCTTCTATGCTCCTCAATATGTTGCCCTTGAAAAAGGATTTTTTGAGGAAGAAGGTTTGAAAATCGAGCTGACGACAACATGGGGTGGCGACAAGACCATGACAGCCGTACTCTCGAACGCCGCAGATATCGGCCTGGTCGGTTCTGAAACCTCCATCTACGTTTATGCACAGGGATCAAATGATCCAGTCATCAACTTTGCCCAGCTGACGCAAACCGATGGCACCTTCCTCGTGTCCCGGGAAAAAATCGATGATTTCTCGTGGGATCAGTTAAAAGGAGCTACCTATCTCGGACAGCGTACAGGCGGTATGCCTCAAATGGTAGGTGAATTCGTCCTTAAGAAGCACGGCATCGATCCTAAGGCAGATTTAGAAATGATCCAAAATATTGATTACGCAAATATTCCAAATGCCTTCGCTTCCGGAACTGGTGACTTCGTCCAGCTTTTCGAGCCGCAGGCCAGCATGTTTGAATTGGAAGGCATAGGCCATATCGTCGCTTCTTTCGGAACGGAGTCCGGTCATGTACCATATACCACATTTATGGCAAAAGAAAGCTACATGAAGAAAAACCCGGAGACAATCGAGAAGTTCACCCGTGCCGTCCATAAGGCACAGAAGTGGGTAGAATCACACAGTGCCAAAGAAACAGCGGAGGTCATACAGCCATATTTTAAGGATACAGATTTGTCGCTGATTGAAACGGTTGTTGATCGTTACAAGAGCCAGGGTTCATTCGCGACTGACCCGATTCTCGATGAAGAGGAATGGAATAACCTGCAGGATATCATGGATGAGGCAGGAGAACTTCCTGAGGAAGTGAGCCATGAAACATTAGTAAATACAGAGGTTGCAGAAGAAATCATGAAATAA
- a CDS encoding ABC transporter ATP-binding protein, producing the protein MDFLTLRGIQHTYFTKTSAVTALNDISLDVREGEFVSFLGPSGCGKTTLLSIIAGLIEPTDGQVKLEGKSVQDAANQTGYMLQQDYLFPWKTIEENIFLGLKISGTLEASKKEEVLSLLRQMGLENVEKLYPKQLSGGMRQRVALVRTLATEPKLLMLDEPFSALDYQTKLKLEDLVSNTFKTFGKTAILVTHDIGEAIAMSDRIFLFSPRPGRLHRTFTIPEELRNLSPFEARNHPLYNELFQNIWKELESIEPEEN; encoded by the coding sequence ATGGACTTTTTGACATTAAGAGGAATCCAACACACTTATTTCACAAAAACATCTGCTGTCACTGCTTTGAATGATATTTCACTCGATGTCCGGGAAGGAGAGTTCGTATCCTTCCTGGGTCCGAGCGGCTGCGGCAAAACAACACTGCTTTCGATCATCGCAGGGCTGATTGAGCCCACCGATGGCCAGGTAAAACTGGAAGGCAAATCAGTCCAGGATGCTGCGAATCAAACAGGTTATATGCTGCAGCAGGATTATTTATTTCCTTGGAAAACGATTGAAGAAAATATCTTCCTTGGCTTGAAGATTAGTGGAACTCTGGAAGCTTCCAAGAAAGAAGAAGTTCTATCGCTGCTCAGGCAAATGGGTTTGGAGAATGTTGAAAAACTTTACCCAAAACAGTTATCCGGAGGGATGCGCCAGCGAGTGGCGCTCGTCAGGACCCTGGCAACGGAGCCAAAGCTGCTCATGCTTGACGAACCCTTCTCCGCACTGGACTACCAAACAAAATTAAAGCTCGAGGACCTTGTTTCTAATACATTCAAAACTTTTGGAAAAACAGCCATTCTCGTAACCCATGATATTGGCGAAGCAATCGCAATGAGCGACCGGATCTTCCTATTTTCCCCAAGGCCAGGACGCTTGCACAGAACTTTCACCATTCCGGAAGAACTGCGAAACCTTAGTCCGTTCGAGGCCAGAAACCATCCTTTGTATAACGAACTGTTCCAGAATATATGGAAGGAGTTGGAATCCATTGAGCCAGAAGAAAACTGA
- a CDS encoding ABC transporter permease, with translation MSQKKTELLHQQYLKKLSRERKTVRVYQLLIFIAFFSLWEISSQQKWIDPLLFSSPSKIWNMLIEKTMDGSLAVNLGVTLAETVLGFILGTLVGTLLAALLWWSPMLSKILDPYLVILNSMPKVALGPILIVALGTNMSSIIAMGAIISVIITTIVVYTAFKEVDPNYLKVLQTFGATRAQSFKEAILPASFPTIISTLKVNVGLSWVGVIVGEFLVSARGLGYMIIYGFQVFNFTLVFLSLLVIAVFATVMYQLVELLEKKLIKSNQ, from the coding sequence TTGAGCCAGAAGAAAACTGAACTCCTCCATCAACAATACCTGAAAAAGTTAAGCCGCGAGCGAAAAACCGTGCGTGTTTATCAATTGCTGATCTTCATTGCCTTTTTTTCTCTTTGGGAAATCTCCAGTCAGCAAAAATGGATTGACCCGCTGCTATTCAGTTCACCGTCAAAAATATGGAATATGCTGATTGAAAAAACGATGGATGGGTCATTAGCTGTCAACCTTGGAGTGACGCTGGCAGAAACCGTATTGGGTTTCATTCTTGGTACACTAGTCGGCACCCTGCTTGCTGCTCTTTTATGGTGGTCACCCATGCTGTCAAAAATCCTGGACCCCTATCTAGTAATCCTGAATTCAATGCCAAAGGTGGCGCTAGGTCCTATTCTTATCGTAGCGCTCGGCACCAATATGTCCTCGATCATCGCGATGGGCGCAATCATCTCCGTGATCATCACGACAATCGTGGTGTATACAGCTTTTAAAGAGGTGGATCCCAACTATCTAAAGGTGCTGCAGACCTTCGGAGCTACAAGGGCTCAATCTTTCAAAGAGGCTATCCTGCCAGCTTCCTTCCCGACCATTATCTCTACTTTGAAAGTGAATGTCGGCCTGAGCTGGGTAGGTGTCATTGTCGGAGAATTCCTCGTTTCCGCACGTGGCCTAGGGTATATGATCATCTATGGATTCCAGGTTTTTAACTTCACACTCGTCTTCTTGTCGCTGCTCGTCATTGCTGTATTTGCAACGGTGATGTATCAGCTCGTCGAACTGCTCGAAAAGAAACTGATCAAAAGCAATCAATAA
- the ytkD gene encoding RNA deprotection pyrophosphohydrolase, translated as MMKFKDMNGGDVILFFQENAFEKSARHVLVICKYKGEWLLTKHGVRGLEFPGGKMEKGETLEEAAHREVLEETGAVLGRLVSIGEYQVSDEEGSFVKRIFYGEAESIDPRDDYLETGGPALISGDLLKERMKDEFSFIMKDDVIKHSLEFLQKRL; from the coding sequence ATGATGAAATTTAAAGATATGAACGGCGGAGATGTGATCTTATTCTTCCAGGAAAACGCCTTTGAAAAAAGTGCGCGCCATGTGCTGGTCATCTGTAAATATAAAGGTGAATGGCTGTTGACCAAGCATGGTGTCAGAGGTCTTGAATTCCCCGGCGGCAAAATGGAGAAGGGTGAAACTCTTGAGGAGGCTGCTCATCGTGAGGTCCTGGAGGAAACTGGCGCAGTCTTAGGCAGGCTTGTCAGCATCGGGGAATATCAGGTGAGTGATGAGGAAGGTTCGTTTGTTAAAAGAATCTTTTACGGAGAAGCAGAATCTATAGACCCCCGGGATGACTACCTCGAAACAGGCGGACCCGCACTTATCAGTGGTGATTTATTGAAGGAGAGAATGAAGGACGAGTTTAGTTTTATCATGAAGGACGATGTGATAAAGCATAGCCTTGAATTTTTGCAGAAAAGGTTGTGA
- a CDS encoding hydrolase: protein MPEGKKTYYINISEGHISSDSTASPWNFKIEANDEEITALREIFDQSHSTGWQNFMRAHVPYIQYHYDRENDALDRQLIQTYEMIHKLGDEEARNHIESMGILPEK from the coding sequence ATGCCAGAAGGCAAAAAAACATATTACATTAACATCAGTGAAGGCCATATTTCAAGCGATTCAACTGCATCTCCATGGAATTTTAAAATTGAGGCAAATGACGAGGAAATCACCGCATTAAGGGAAATATTTGACCAGAGCCACTCCACAGGCTGGCAAAATTTCATGAGAGCGCATGTCCCGTATATCCAGTACCATTATGACCGTGAAAATGACGCCCTCGACCGACAGCTGATCCAGACATATGAAATGATTCATAAACTCGGCGACGAAGAAGCCAGGAACCATATTGAAAGCATGGGAATCCTTCCTGAAAAATAG
- a CDS encoding DUF6154 family protein, whose translation MKLIDELYELYRNKLTGDEEDIDMLAFAFLEEMSREDLLKIIQDLDKQELYDLMGLYLIESLKGKFAQDDFGARSVNSYPSRNVH comes from the coding sequence ATGAAACTGATTGATGAGCTATACGAACTATACCGCAATAAATTGACCGGTGATGAAGAGGATATCGATATGCTCGCTTTTGCCTTCCTTGAAGAAATGAGCCGAGAAGACTTGTTGAAGATCATCCAGGACCTTGATAAGCAGGAGCTTTATGATTTAATGGGGCTTTACTTGATTGAGAGCTTGAAAGGAAAGTTTGCCCAGGACGATTTCGGCGCCCGCTCTGTCAATTCATATCCCTCCCGAAATGTGCATTAA
- a CDS encoding Dps family protein, with protein sequence MTIREDEIKMAQSDLIQAVNKQVANWTVLYTKLHNYHWYVKGRHFFTLHTKFEELYNEAATIIDEFAERILALEGKPVATLKEYLELSSVKEAKGSENEEEMVKQLHDDFATIVDELHSAIELAEKEEDTATADMLTEVKMSLRKHMWMFKAYLG encoded by the coding sequence ATGACTATAAGGGAGGATGAAATAAAAATGGCACAATCAGATTTAATTCAAGCAGTAAATAAGCAGGTTGCGAACTGGACGGTACTTTACACAAAGCTTCATAACTATCACTGGTACGTGAAAGGCCGTCATTTCTTCACACTGCATACGAAATTCGAAGAGCTTTATAACGAAGCCGCGACAATCATCGATGAATTCGCCGAAAGAATTCTCGCATTGGAAGGAAAGCCTGTTGCGACTCTTAAGGAATATCTTGAACTGTCTTCAGTTAAAGAAGCAAAAGGGTCCGAAAATGAAGAAGAAATGGTCAAGCAATTGCACGATGACTTTGCTACCATTGTGGACGAGCTCCATAGCGCAATAGAACTTGCAGAAAAGGAAGAAGATACAGCTACAGCCGATATGCTGACAGAAGTGAAAATGAGCCTTCGCAAGCATATGTGGATGTTCAAGGCTTATCTTGGATAA
- the ytzI gene encoding YtzI protein, which yields MYTVLIISVIIVIIVLILSVVTTSKAYQYKHTVDPIDSSDSHEDSGEAKAHDENK from the coding sequence ATGTATACCGTTTTGATTATCTCAGTCATTATCGTTATCATTGTTTTAATATTAAGCGTAGTCACTACTTCAAAGGCATATCAGTATAAGCATACGGTCGACCCGATTGACAGCAGTGACAGCCATGAAGATTCTGGTGAAGCAAAAGCTCATGATGAAAATAAATAA
- the yidD gene encoding membrane protein insertion efficiency factor YidD: MLKKAFIGIIRFYQVVISPLKPPTCRFYPTCSHYGLEAITRFGPIKGGWLTIVRILKCQPFHPGGMDPVPEEWPSKKNTKVHNH; this comes from the coding sequence ATGCTAAAAAAAGCATTCATCGGCATCATACGTTTTTATCAGGTTGTCATTTCGCCATTGAAGCCGCCTACATGCAGATTTTACCCGACATGCTCCCATTACGGGCTTGAAGCAATTACAAGGTTTGGACCTATTAAAGGCGGCTGGCTGACGATAGTACGCATCCTTAAATGCCAGCCCTTCCACCCAGGAGGGATGGACCCGGTACCGGAGGAATGGCCGTCAAAGAAAAATACGAAAGTCCATAACCATTAA
- a CDS encoding carbonic anhydrase — translation MRMLDEILDFNEKFVSEKKYEEFTTTKFPNKKMVILTCMDTRLVELLPRALNIRNGDVKIVKNAGALIMHPFGSIMRSLLVAVYQLQAEEVAIIGHYDCGMSGMKPDIVIEEMKKRGVSDDMLNTLNYSGIDVKEWLHGFDNVKDSVAHSVEIVKNHPLMPKDVPVHGLVIDPSTGRLDQVIDGYEK, via the coding sequence ATGAGAATGCTTGATGAAATTCTAGATTTCAATGAAAAGTTTGTATCAGAAAAGAAATATGAAGAATTCACCACTACTAAGTTTCCGAATAAAAAGATGGTTATTTTGACATGTATGGATACAAGGCTGGTTGAACTTTTACCTAGGGCCTTGAATATTCGCAATGGTGATGTGAAAATTGTCAAAAATGCAGGTGCCTTGATCATGCATCCTTTCGGAAGTATCATGAGAAGTTTGCTTGTTGCCGTTTACCAGCTGCAGGCAGAGGAAGTGGCAATCATTGGCCATTATGATTGTGGTATGAGCGGGATGAAGCCCGACATCGTGATCGAAGAAATGAAAAAGCGCGGAGTCAGCGATGACATGTTGAATACATTGAACTACTCCGGAATAGACGTAAAGGAATGGCTTCACGGTTTCGATAACGTCAAGGACAGCGTTGCCCACAGTGTCGAAATCGTTAAAAACCATCCCTTGATGCCTAAGGATGTTCCGGTCCATGGATTGGTGATCGATCCTTCAACGGGAAGGCTTGATCAAGTGATCGATGGCTACGAAAAATAA
- a CDS encoding metal ABC transporter solute-binding protein, Zn/Mn family, translating into MKKTAFILSIFMVIAAFLSGCAQERADQEKNEDLLQVYTTVYPLQFFAQQIGGEYVNVETIYPPGADEHTFEPSQKDMMALADSDLFFYIGLGLEGFVDKASKTLKNEDVKMVPVGESLHLGEAGEDEAHNQDGTAEESHGEEGHEEEDHVDEDGHADENDQADGKHANDDGHGHGDFDPHVWLDPIYANELALAIKEQLAAQMPEHKNTFEQNYTELTAQLKDLDKEFSEVVGSAKRKEILVSHSAFSYWEERYGIQQISISGQSTTNEPSQKELQKLISHAKDEQIKYVLNEQNFDSKLAKMVQNEIGAKSLTLHNLSVLTDEDIKNNETYFTLMEKNIATLGKALNE; encoded by the coding sequence ATGAAAAAAACTGCATTTATTTTATCTATATTTATGGTCATCGCTGCGTTTCTAAGTGGCTGTGCACAGGAACGTGCTGATCAAGAGAAGAACGAAGATTTGCTGCAAGTTTATACCACTGTTTATCCACTACAGTTTTTCGCCCAGCAAATTGGCGGTGAATATGTTAACGTTGAAACCATTTATCCACCAGGAGCGGATGAGCATACTTTCGAGCCATCCCAAAAAGATATGATGGCACTGGCAGACTCAGACTTATTTTTCTATATCGGCCTGGGTCTTGAAGGATTTGTTGATAAAGCCAGTAAAACTTTAAAAAACGAAGATGTGAAAATGGTGCCGGTTGGTGAATCTTTGCATCTGGGTGAGGCAGGAGAAGACGAAGCGCATAACCAGGATGGCACTGCTGAAGAGAGTCATGGAGAAGAAGGACATGAAGAGGAAGATCATGTTGATGAAGATGGGCATGCCGATGAAAATGACCAAGCTGATGGAAAACACGCTAATGACGATGGCCATGGGCACGGAGATTTCGACCCGCATGTGTGGCTTGATCCGATTTATGCAAACGAGCTGGCACTTGCAATCAAAGAACAATTAGCAGCTCAGATGCCTGAACATAAAAATACTTTCGAACAGAATTATACCGAGCTGACTGCTCAATTGAAGGACCTTGACAAGGAATTTTCTGAGGTCGTTGGCTCAGCCAAGCGAAAGGAAATCCTGGTATCACACTCTGCTTTCAGTTATTGGGAGGAGCGTTACGGGATTCAGCAAATCAGTATTTCTGGTCAGTCCACTACGAATGAGCCATCTCAAAAAGAGCTTCAAAAGTTGATTTCACATGCCAAAGATGAACAAATCAAGTATGTTTTAAACGAACAAAACTTTGATTCCAAGCTGGCGAAAATGGTCCAGAATGAAATCGGCGCAAAATCACTAACACTCCACAATCTTTCCGTATTGACAGACGAAGATATAAAAAATAATGAGACCTACTTCACGTTGATGGAAAAGAACATCGCTACCCTTGGAAAAGCATTAAATGAATAA